Proteins from a single region of Primulina tabacum isolate GXHZ01 chromosome 5, ASM2559414v2, whole genome shotgun sequence:
- the LOC142545701 gene encoding protein LEAD-SENSITIVE 1, with amino-acid sequence MGLISNRVDRSSLKPGDHIYSWRTAYIYAHHGIYIGDNKVVHFTRRGQEVGTGTVLDLLLVSSGPARSHVPCPTCVHVEEGHGVVSSCLNCFLAGGVLYRFEYSVNPALFLAKARGGTCTLAISDEDDAVVHRAKYLLDNGFGCYNVFKNNCEDFAIYCKTGLLVLDQSAMGQSGQAVSYIGGPLAAVLSTPLRLVTTNIYGMAATAVGVYCASRYAADIGMRRDVLKVSAEDLTRRLATGVLQVLEPGLPSVPAPPTN; translated from the exons ATGGGGCTGATCTCGAACCG GGTTGATAGGAGCAGCCTCAAACCAGGCGATCACATATATTCCTGGCGCACAGCATATATTTATGCTCACCATG GAATCTATATCGGGGACAATAAAGTCGTACACTTCACAAGACGTGGCCAAGAAGTTGGAACCGGTACAGTCTTAGATCTTCTCTTAGTAAGCTCGGGACCAGCTCGGTCTCATGTCCCATGCCCCACTTGTGTCCATGTAGAAGAGGGTCATGGGGTGGTCTCCTCGTGCTTGAACTGCTTTCTAGCTGGTGGTGTTCTGTACCGCTTTGAGTACTCTGTCAACCCTGCACTCTTTCTTGCAAAAGCGCGTGGAGGAACATGCACCCTCGCCATCTCTGATGAAGATGACGCTGTGGTTCATCGAGCAAAATACCTTCTTGATAATGGGTTTGGGTGCTACAATGTATTCAAGAATAACTGTGAAGACTTTGCTATTTACTGCAAGACAGGATTGCTCGTGCTGGATCAGAGCGCGATGGGACAAAGTGGACAAGCCGTGTCTTATATAGGTGGCCCCCTTGCTGCCGTCTTGTCTACACCACTGCGTCTTGTGACGACTAATATTTACGGGATGGCAGCAACTGCTGTTGGGGTTTATTGTGCTAGCCGTTACGCAGCTGACATTGGCATGAGAAGGGATGTCTTAAAAGTTTCAGCTGAAGATCTTACTCGGAGGCTAGCAACCGGTGTGCTTCAGGTACTCGAACCAGGTCTCCCGTCTGTACCTGCACCACCTACAAATTAG